The DNA region CCGCCGTGACATGGCCGCGGCCGTCGCTGTGGGTCTCAAGCAGGTCGGCGCGGAACTGACCGCCGGTGAGTTCGCCGATCTTGCCGTAGTAGCCGAGCACGGCCTCAACACCCCGGTACTCGCCCGCGATCTGGCTGTTGCCGGGACTGTACTGGACACAGTCCGGCGCGAGCACCGCCATCAGCCCGGGAATGTCCTGAGAGTTGAACGCCGCGTAACCCGCGTGCACGGCGGCCATGTCGGCATCGGCGTACGGCGCCACGCGCTGCGAGGGCCCCTTGGCATAGGCCGTGGCGTCCGGCGAGGTGTCGAGAACCGTGCAGGTCTGGTCGCCGACCACCCACGCGTCGTGGCCGGGCGGGATGTCGACCACGTCACCGGCGTTGACCTGACACTCGGTGCCGTCCTCCAGCCGGATGCCCATGGACCCGGACATCACGTAACCCATGTGGTGGACCTGACAAGCATCGGTGCCCGCCAGCGGCTTGACGTCCTCCGACCACCGCCACCCCGGCTCGAAGGAACCCATGCCGAGCGTCATGCCGCCCGCACTGCCGAGCGTCAGATGGCCGTGGGCGTGAAACTGCCGGACCTCGCCTTCACGTTCCAGATTGCTGATCTGCACATCCGCCATGGCAACCTCCAACGGTCACCAGCCGGGCGCCTACCGCCCGACTGCCGGGGCGCGACGGGACGGTCCCCGCCGCCACCCGACACACTGCGCCGACGAGTTCGGGCACACCAGGACCGAAGTACCCCGAACGGCCTACGCGGAGGCAGGCCACCGCGCCGCGGCATGGCAAACAGCAAGCGTCACGCAAGGGGCCAAGATCAACGGCCCGTTTGGGTGGTTCGCCTTGATTTGGGGTGAATGGGCCTAAACTTTCGGCGCGGGTGGGCTTCACCTAGCCCACCTTTTAGACCCGCGCAGGCCCATTCGAGGGGCCCCAAATCAAGGCGAACCACCCAAACGGGCACCCAGGCACATCTCGCCGTCACTGATCCCCAGCCATGGGCCAGTCATAGGTGATCGTCACCGGAGCATGGTCCGACCAACGCTCCGCATAGGAAGGCGCCCGCTCAACGACAGCGGTCCGCGCCCGTACCGCCAGACCAGGCGTCGCGACCTGATAGTCGATACGCCAGCCGGAGTCGTTGTCGAACGCCTTGCCCCGGTACGACCACCACGTATACGGCCCCGGCCCCTCCGGCTCCAGCGTCCGCTGCACGTCCCGGTACTCGGTGAAGACCTGCCCCATCCACGCGCGCTCGCCCGGGGTGAAGCCGGAGTTCTTCCGGTTCGTCTTCCACGCCTTGAGGTCGATCTCCTGGTGGGCGATGTTCCAGTCGCCGCACACGACCACCTCGCACCCGCTCGCCGCTGCCTTCTCGCGCAGTTCGGTGAGGTAGGGCAGGAAGGTGGCCATGAAGCGCTCCTTCTGCTCCTGCCGCAGCGTCCCCACGTCGCCGCTGGGCAGGTACAGGCTGCCGACGGCCAGGCCAGGGAACCAGGCCTCGACGTAGCGGCCGCTGGCCTCGAACTCGGCGACGCCGTGGCCGACGCGGACGCTGGTGGGCTCCTGGCGGGCGTAGATCGCCACGCCGTTGCGGCCCTTGAGCACTGTCGAGTCGGCGTGCGCGGTGTGCCAGCCCGCGGGCGCGGCCAGGTCGTCGGGCAGGTCGTCGGCGGTGGCGCGGACCTCCTGCAGGCACACGACATCAGCCGGGGTGGCCGCGAGCCACTCGACGAAGCCCTTCTTGGCCGCGGCGCGCAGGCCGTTGACGTTGATCGTGGATACCGTCAGCACCCGCACACCCTACGGGGATCAGCAGGTGCGGCCCGGCAGCGCCTGGAGGAAGTCCGTCGACGCCCAGCGGTTGGCGGCGAGCTGGCGGTAGCCGTTCCGCACGACGGTGTCGGCGTCGGTTTCCGCGCCTTGCTTGAACTTGCCGACCACGCCCGCGTGGATATCGGGGGCCGCCCGAACGTTCAGGACGTCGGCGGTGACCGACATCCGGCACTTCGCCGCGCCGCTGGTCGGGGAGCTTCCGTTGGCGTCGCCGCCGACCGAGTACATGTAGGCGACGGCCACCACGGCACCGCCGATCAGCACAGTCTTGGGCACCAGCAGCACTTCGCACGCTCCTTGTCGCGGTACTCCTGGTTCCACGGTCCCGCATCCCGCAGCCGCGGCGCCAGTGATCAGCCGGGAAACACCCGTCGGAGCCAACGACGGCGACGCAGCGTCACATAGACAGCGAGAAGCCCCCCGCCGCGGGGCGAGGGGCTTCCCGAACGAGTGTCAGCCCGCCATCTTCTTCTGCAGGTTCTCGTCGAGCGTGCCGAGGAAGTCCTCGGTGGTCTGCCATTCCTGGTCCGGGCCGACCAGCGCGGCGAGGTCCTTGGTCATCCGGCCGCTCTCGACGGTCTCGATGATGACGTTCTCCAGCGCGTCGGCGAAGCCGATCACCTCGGGGGTGCCGTCCAGCTTGCCGCGGTGCTTGAGGCCGCCGGTCCACGCGAAGATCGACGCGATCGGGTTGGTCGAGGTCGGCTTGCCCGCCTGGTGCTGGCGGTAGTGCCGGGTGACCGTGCCGTGCGCGGCCTCGGCCTCGACGGTCTTGCCGTCCGGGGTCATCAGCACCGAGGTCATCAGGCCCAGCGAGCCGAAGCCCTGCGCGACGGTGTCGGACTGCACGTCACCGTCGTAGTTCTTGCAGGCCCAGACGTAGCCGCCCTCCCACTTCATCGCCGCGGCGACCATGTCGTCGATCAGGCGGTGCTCGTAGGTCAGGCCCTTGGCGTCGAACTCGGCCTTGAACTCGGTGTCGAACACGTTCTGGAAGATGTCCTTGAACGAGCCGTCGTAGGCCTTGAGGATCGTGTTCTTCGTCGACATGTAGACCGGGTAGTTCCGGTTCAGGCCGTAGGCGAAGGACGCGCGGGCGAAGTCCTCGATGGACTTGTTGAAGTTGTACATGCCCATCGCCACACCGCCGTCGGGGCCGTAGTTGGCCACGACGTGCTGGATCGGCTCGGAGCCGTCCTGCGGGGTGAAGGTCATGGTCAGCTCACCGGCGCCGGGCACCTTGAAGTTGGTGGCCTTGTACTGGTCGCCGTGGGCGTGACGGCCGATGATGATCGGCTTGGTCCAGCCGGGCACCAGGCGCGGGATGTTGGAGATGATGATCGGCTCGCGGAACACCACGCCGCCGAGGATGTTGCGGATCGTGCCGTTGGGCGAGACCCACATCTTCTTGAGGCCGAACTCCTCGACCCGAGCCTCGTCCGGGGTGATGGTCGCGCACTTCACGCCGACGCCGTGCTCCTTGATGGCGTTGGCGGCGTCGATGGTCACCTGGTCGTCGGTGGCATCGCGGTGCTCGATGCCCAGGTCGTAGTACGCCAGGTTGACGTCCAGGTACGGGTGGATCAGCTTGTCCTTGATGAACTGCCAGATGATGCGGGTCATCTCGTCGCCGTCGAGTTCGACGACCGTTCCCTGGACCTTGATCTTGGCCATGAGCCGCGGTGCTCCTCTCGCCTTACTGCGCGCCTTCAAACGGTACAAGCGTACTGGTAACTGGACGCGCTTCGTATGCCTGTGTGCACACTCACCCTAGGACTCGGTCAGCTCACGCCATTCGTCGGCGAGCATCGCGTAGACCGCTTCGTCGGCCCAGCGGCCCTTGACGAACTCGTTCTGCTTGAACCTGGCCTCGAAGCGCATGCCGAGCCGCTCCAGCAGCCGCCCGGACGCCCGGTTGTCGGCGTCGAGCCTGCCGATGACGCGGTGCAGGCCGAGTTCGTCGAATCCGACCTTGAGCATCTCGACGGCGGCCTCACCGGCGTAGCCCTTGCCGCCGTGGTCGGGGTGGAGGGTGTAGCCGATCTCGCCGCCCTGGTGCTGCTCGCTCGTCCAGAGCAGCATGACGTCGCCGATCAGCTCGCCGGTGTCGGCGAGGGTGACGGCCAGCCGGAGGCCGTCACCCTCCTTGGCGAGCGAGGTCGACGTCAGATAGACGTGCAGCGCCTCCTCGGTCTCCTCGCGGGTGCGGGGCTCCCAGTAGAGGTACTTCGCGACGTCCTCGCGGGACTGGATCGCGTGCAGTGCGTCCAGGTCGTCCATGGAGAACTGACGCAGGACCAGGCGGCGGGTCTTGATGGGAAGCTCAGGGCGCGACACTCGGCCGAGGGTAGTCCTTCGTCGGGATTGACGGCCGCCCGTGATCGAATACCGCCATGGCCACCGGACCCACCCACGCGATGAGCGGCCTGGCCGCCTGGGCGGCGGTCACCGCCCTGGCCGCCGACACGGCGCTGGGCACACTGTCGATCAAAGGCTGGCTGGTCGGCGCCGTCCTGGCCACCGGGGCGGCGCTGCTGCCCGACCTCGACCACCCACAGTCGACGGTGTCGACCACCTTCGGCCAGGTCACCGCGGCCGGGTCGAAGCTGATCAACGCCGTCAGCCACGGGATCTACCAGGTCACCAGGACCAGTCGGGACAGCGACCGCGACGGCGGCCACCGCGGCTTCACCCACACCCTGGTCTTCGCCGCCCTGGCCGCCGTGATCACCACGGCCACCATCCAGACCAGCCGCTCCTGGGCGCTGCCGGTGCTCATGTTCTTCTTCAGCGGCCTCGCCGTGCGCGGCATCATGCACAAGTGGTGCCCCCGCAACGACGCGCTGTGGATCACCGGTACCGCCGTGATGCTCACCTACGCCTGTCTCAAATGGACAGACCGGACCGACGCCGACGCCGCGGCCTGCGGCGTCGCCGTCGCCATCGGCTGCATCGCCCACTACCTCGGCGACGCCATCACCGAGCAGGGCTGCCCGATCCTCTGGCCGGTCCCGATCGCCTGGCGCACCTGGTACCCCGTCGCCCCACCGAAGTTCCTCCGCATGCGCACCGGCGGCCGCGTCGAGATGGCCATGGTCGGCCCCTTGGTCACCCTGATCGCCGTCTGGGCGTCGGCGATCGCGCTGCACCGGGCAGGGGCCCTGCCGGTACTCGACGGGGTCAACCTGACCCCGTGGAACCTGATCGAGATGCCCGACTGGAAGTTCTGGGCCTAGCCAGGGTGCGCCCCGACGGCGTCGCGGATCTGTGACCCGAGTTCGGCGTCGGCGCTGTGGGCGCAGTGGGCGCAGCAGAAGAAGCGGCCCTCGACCTCGACCCCGTGGCCGAGGATGCGGCAGCGACAGTGCTCGCACACGGGCGCCAGCTTGGTGATCGCGCACTCGAAGCTGTCGAAGGTGTGCACCTGGCCACTGACCGTGCGCACCTCGAAGGCCATCCAGTAGTCGTTGCCGCAGGTATCACAAACCGCCATCCGCCCACTCCCTGTCCGTCGTGACGCCTGCCAGCCTGCGCCTGCCTCCACAGACCGGCAACCGGAACGGCGTCGGACCACATGGGATGCGCGCATTAGTTGTACGGTTCGGCTTCTTGCGCCCTAACCGCACAACCCACCGAACAAGATCGTCTCGGCGGCTGCCGACACCAGCCGGAGCCGGGGTCACGCGAGGTCAGTCTGGGAGGAGTGTGAACGCCGGGATGTG from Alloactinosynnema sp. L-07 includes:
- a CDS encoding nuclear transport factor 2 family protein, giving the protein MADVQISNLEREGEVRQFHAHGHLTLGSAGGMTLGMGSFEPGWRWSEDVKPLAGTDACQVHHMGYVMSGSMGIRLEDGTECQVNAGDVVDIPPGHDAWVVGDQTCTVLDTSPDATAYAKGPSQRVAPYADADMAAVHAGYAAFNSQDIPGLMAVLAPDCVQYSPGNSQIAGEYRGVEAVLGYYGKIGELTGGQFRADLLETHSDGRGHVTAVHQITATRNGVTRVSRGSIVFTFVDGRAAELRELHADLAGDDAFFA
- a CDS encoding exodeoxyribonuclease III; the encoded protein is MLTVSTINVNGLRAAAKKGFVEWLAATPADVVCLQEVRATADDLPDDLAAPAGWHTAHADSTVLKGRNGVAIYARQEPTSVRVGHGVAEFEASGRYVEAWFPGLAVGSLYLPSGDVGTLRQEQKERFMATFLPYLTELREKAAASGCEVVVCGDWNIAHQEIDLKAWKTNRKNSGFTPGERAWMGQVFTEYRDVQRTLEPEGPGPYTWWSYRGKAFDNDSGWRIDYQVATPGLAVRARTAVVERAPSYAERWSDHAPVTITYDWPMAGDQ
- a CDS encoding SH3 domain-containing protein, encoding MLLVPKTVLIGGAVVAVAYMYSVGGDANGSSPTSGAAKCRMSVTADVLNVRAAPDIHAGVVGKFKQGAETDADTVVRNGYRQLAANRWASTDFLQALPGRTC
- a CDS encoding NADP-dependent isocitrate dehydrogenase; its protein translation is MAKIKVQGTVVELDGDEMTRIIWQFIKDKLIHPYLDVNLAYYDLGIEHRDATDDQVTIDAANAIKEHGVGVKCATITPDEARVEEFGLKKMWVSPNGTIRNILGGVVFREPIIISNIPRLVPGWTKPIIIGRHAHGDQYKATNFKVPGAGELTMTFTPQDGSEPIQHVVANYGPDGGVAMGMYNFNKSIEDFARASFAYGLNRNYPVYMSTKNTILKAYDGSFKDIFQNVFDTEFKAEFDAKGLTYEHRLIDDMVAAAMKWEGGYVWACKNYDGDVQSDTVAQGFGSLGLMTSVLMTPDGKTVEAEAAHGTVTRHYRQHQAGKPTSTNPIASIFAWTGGLKHRGKLDGTPEVIGFADALENVIIETVESGRMTKDLAALVGPDQEWQTTEDFLGTLDENLQKKMAG
- a CDS encoding GNAT family N-acetyltransferase, which translates into the protein MSRPELPIKTRRLVLRQFSMDDLDALHAIQSREDVAKYLYWEPRTREETEEALHVYLTSTSLAKEGDGLRLAVTLADTGELIGDVMLLWTSEQHQGGEIGYTLHPDHGGKGYAGEAAVEMLKVGFDELGLHRVIGRLDADNRASGRLLERLGMRFEARFKQNEFVKGRWADEAVYAMLADEWRELTES
- a CDS encoding metal-dependent hydrolase, translating into MATGPTHAMSGLAAWAAVTALAADTALGTLSIKGWLVGAVLATGAALLPDLDHPQSTVSTTFGQVTAAGSKLINAVSHGIYQVTRTSRDSDRDGGHRGFTHTLVFAALAAVITTATIQTSRSWALPVLMFFFSGLAVRGIMHKWCPRNDALWITGTAVMLTYACLKWTDRTDADAAACGVAVAIGCIAHYLGDAITEQGCPILWPVPIAWRTWYPVAPPKFLRMRTGGRVEMAMVGPLVTLIAVWASAIALHRAGALPVLDGVNLTPWNLIEMPDWKFWA